The proteins below come from a single Caulobacter flavus genomic window:
- the metF gene encoding methylenetetrahydrofolate reductase [NAD(P)H] gives MTLPPTRRVIGPVARAGERPVGAVRPRVSFEFFPPKTEKMEANLWEAITRLAPLDPAFVSVTYGAGGSTRERTHRTVKRILDETSLKPAAHLTCVGASRAEVDEVIHDYWNIGVRHVVSLRGDPPPGEGGIGGVYVPREDGYRNATELTAALRGVAPFEVLVGVYPEKHPESPSLDHDIDVLKAKVDAGATLGISQFFFDIDAFLRFVDKARAAGITIPIVPGIMPVTNFKGLKTMSAACQTTVPSWLANLFEGLDEDPETRRLIACSVATEMCAKLQEQGFNDFHFYTLNRADLVYAICRVLGVRENAPAHEAAA, from the coding sequence ATGACCCTGCCGCCCACCCGCCGCGTGATCGGGCCGGTGGCTCGCGCCGGCGAGCGCCCCGTCGGCGCGGTGCGTCCGCGCGTGTCGTTCGAGTTCTTCCCGCCCAAGACCGAGAAGATGGAAGCCAACCTGTGGGAGGCGATCACCCGCCTGGCCCCGCTGGACCCGGCCTTCGTCTCGGTGACCTACGGCGCCGGCGGCTCGACCCGCGAGCGCACCCACCGCACCGTCAAGCGCATCCTCGACGAGACCAGCCTGAAGCCGGCCGCGCACCTGACCTGCGTCGGCGCCAGCCGCGCCGAGGTCGACGAGGTGATCCACGACTACTGGAACATCGGCGTGCGCCACGTCGTGTCGCTGCGCGGCGACCCGCCTCCGGGCGAGGGCGGCATCGGCGGGGTCTACGTGCCGCGCGAGGACGGCTACAGGAACGCCACCGAGCTGACGGCGGCGCTGCGCGGCGTCGCGCCGTTCGAGGTGCTGGTCGGGGTCTATCCCGAGAAGCACCCCGAGAGCCCGTCGCTGGATCACGACATCGACGTGCTGAAGGCCAAGGTGGACGCCGGCGCGACCCTGGGCATCAGCCAGTTCTTCTTCGACATCGACGCCTTCCTGCGCTTCGTCGACAAGGCGCGCGCGGCCGGGATCACCATCCCGATCGTGCCGGGCATCATGCCGGTGACCAACTTCAAGGGCCTCAAGACCATGTCGGCCGCGTGCCAGACCACGGTGCCGTCGTGGCTGGCCAACCTGTTCGAGGGGCTGGACGAGGATCCGGAGACCCGCCGCCTGATCGCCTGCTCGGTGGCGACCGAGATGTGCGCCAAGCTGCAGGAGCAGGGCTTCAACGACTTCCACTTCTACACGCTAAACCGCGCCGACCTCGTCTACGCCATCTGCCGGGTGCTGGGCGTGCGCGAGAACGCGCCGGCCCACGAGGCGGCCGCATGA
- a CDS encoding VOC family protein — translation MAKVLGLGGVFFKAEDPKGLAAWYARVLGIKVEDWGGAMFAHPKVGMTNWSPFPADTRYFEPSTAPFMINLIVDDLDGVLAKAAGEGVEPTGRQDEEYGRFAWLVDPAGFKVELWQPAAEG, via the coding sequence ATGGCCAAGGTGCTGGGTCTGGGCGGCGTGTTCTTCAAGGCGGAGGATCCCAAGGGGCTCGCCGCCTGGTACGCGCGGGTGCTGGGGATCAAGGTCGAGGACTGGGGCGGGGCGATGTTCGCCCACCCCAAGGTCGGCATGACCAACTGGTCGCCGTTTCCGGCCGACACCCGCTATTTCGAACCCTCGACCGCGCCGTTCATGATCAACCTGATCGTCGACGACCTCGACGGCGTGCTGGCCAAGGCCGCCGGCGAGGGCGTCGAGCCGACCGGGCGGCAGGACGAGGAGTATGGCCGCTTCGCCTGGCTGGTGGATCCGGCGGGCTTCAAGGTGGAGCTGTGGCAGCCGGCCGCCGAAGGCTGA
- a CDS encoding TonB-dependent receptor has protein sequence MKSALLLSAALGALLFAAPVMAAENPAPEPAPDAAAEVEAVVVIGQGQSRQVQVLNEESIATQAAGTSPLKAIDKLPGVSFQSADPFGAYEWSTSLSIRGFNQNQLGFTRDGVPLGDMSYGNHNGLHISRAIASENIGKVELAQGAGSLGTASTSNLGGTLQFASRDPSEVMGGQVNLTGGSQNMHRVFARFETGALEQLGGLRAFVSVADQKTDKWKGGSEQKQRQYDAKAVLPLGEGSLTGFYTRSERREQDYQDMSFEMIKRLGRDWDNLIPNWNLAIAAARAYQTGTALPAPFATVDDAYYAGAGVRDDDLYGAILALPFGDRIDFKATAYQHKNKGQGLWYTPYLASPGFGTAGSDAAPLSIRTTEYDIDRGGLIASLSIDLGAHKVSGGFWTETNHFNQARRFYAETVSRPSRDPLDFQQNPFATQWQYRFKTETLTGYVEDSWTITDAFKVNFGFKAMKVENSVETVVGNPLAGTIKSEESFLPQVGAVYAFDGGLELFGGYTENVAAYVSAATAGPFASQSQTVVDYVAKTLEPESSKTWEGGVRYRNDRFQGVAALYDVTFENRLLSASTASPILGLPAVLSNVGSVKTQGVELAGEYRLTDAWSVYGSYTYNNSEYEDDVMNGDGTVAARTAGKTVVNTPKNLFKAEVKFEQGGFFARLGVSHTGERYYTYENVGGEVDGYTVADLTLGYRFDGEGWSKGLEIQANVTNLTDEDYISTVGSGGFVNRDTAGTTMTLLPAPPRQGFVTIKKAF, from the coding sequence ATGAAGTCCGCCCTCCTGCTCAGCGCCGCCCTCGGCGCCCTCCTGTTCGCCGCGCCGGTCATGGCCGCCGAAAACCCCGCGCCCGAGCCGGCGCCCGACGCCGCCGCCGAGGTCGAGGCCGTCGTCGTCATCGGCCAGGGCCAGAGCCGCCAGGTCCAGGTGCTCAACGAAGAGAGCATCGCCACCCAGGCCGCCGGCACGAGCCCGCTGAAGGCCATCGACAAGCTGCCGGGCGTCTCGTTCCAGTCGGCCGACCCGTTCGGCGCCTACGAGTGGTCGACCAGCCTGTCGATCCGCGGCTTCAACCAGAACCAGCTGGGCTTCACCCGCGACGGCGTGCCGCTGGGCGACATGAGCTACGGCAACCACAACGGCCTGCACATCAGCCGCGCCATCGCCAGCGAGAACATCGGCAAGGTCGAACTGGCCCAGGGCGCCGGCTCGCTGGGCACCGCCTCGACCTCGAACCTCGGCGGCACCCTGCAGTTCGCCTCGCGCGATCCGTCGGAAGTCATGGGCGGCCAGGTCAACCTGACCGGCGGCTCGCAGAACATGCACCGCGTGTTCGCCCGCTTCGAAACCGGCGCCCTGGAGCAGCTGGGCGGCCTGCGCGCCTTCGTCTCGGTCGCCGACCAGAAGACCGACAAGTGGAAGGGCGGCAGCGAACAGAAGCAGCGCCAGTACGACGCCAAGGCCGTCCTGCCGCTGGGCGAAGGCTCGCTGACCGGCTTCTACACCCGCTCCGAACGCCGCGAGCAGGACTACCAGGACATGTCGTTCGAGATGATCAAGCGTCTCGGCCGCGACTGGGACAACCTGATCCCCAACTGGAACCTGGCGATCGCCGCCGCCCGCGCCTACCAGACCGGCACGGCCCTGCCCGCTCCGTTCGCCACCGTCGACGACGCCTACTACGCCGGCGCCGGCGTGCGTGACGACGACCTCTACGGCGCGATCCTGGCCCTGCCGTTCGGCGACCGGATCGACTTCAAGGCCACCGCCTACCAGCACAAGAACAAGGGCCAGGGCCTGTGGTACACGCCCTACCTGGCCAGCCCCGGCTTCGGCACGGCCGGCTCGGACGCCGCGCCGCTGTCGATCCGCACCACCGAGTACGACATCGACCGCGGCGGCCTGATCGCCAGCCTGTCGATCGACCTGGGCGCCCACAAGGTCAGCGGCGGCTTCTGGACCGAGACCAACCACTTCAACCAGGCCCGCCGCTTCTACGCCGAGACCGTCTCGCGTCCGTCGCGCGACCCGCTGGACTTCCAGCAGAACCCGTTCGCCACCCAGTGGCAGTACCGGTTCAAGACCGAGACCCTGACCGGCTACGTCGAGGACAGCTGGACGATCACCGACGCCTTCAAGGTGAATTTCGGCTTCAAGGCCATGAAGGTCGAGAACAGCGTCGAGACCGTGGTCGGCAACCCGCTGGCCGGCACGATCAAGAGCGAGGAAAGCTTCCTGCCGCAGGTCGGGGCGGTCTACGCCTTCGACGGCGGCCTGGAGCTGTTCGGCGGCTACACCGAGAACGTGGCCGCCTACGTCTCTGCCGCCACCGCCGGGCCGTTCGCCTCGCAGAGCCAGACGGTGGTCGACTACGTCGCCAAGACCCTGGAACCGGAAAGCTCCAAGACCTGGGAAGGCGGCGTGCGCTATCGCAACGATCGCTTCCAGGGCGTGGCGGCGCTGTATGACGTGACCTTCGAGAACCGCCTGCTCAGCGCCTCGACCGCCTCGCCGATCCTGGGCCTGCCGGCCGTGCTGTCGAACGTCGGCTCGGTGAAGACGCAGGGCGTCGAACTGGCCGGCGAGTACCGCCTCACCGACGCCTGGTCGGTCTACGGCTCGTACACCTACAACAACTCCGAGTACGAGGACGACGTCATGAACGGCGACGGCACGGTCGCCGCCCGCACCGCCGGCAAAACCGTCGTCAACACGCCCAAGAACCTGTTCAAGGCCGAGGTGAAGTTCGAGCAGGGCGGCTTCTTCGCCCGCCTCGGCGTCAGCCACACCGGCGAGCGCTACTACACCTACGAGAACGTCGGCGGCGAGGTCGACGGCTACACCGTGGCCGACCTGACCCTCGGCTACCGCTTCGACGGCGAGGGCTGGAGCAAGGGCCTGGAGATCCAGGCCAACGTCACCAACCTGACCGACGAGGACTACATCTCGACCGTCGGTTCCGGCGGCTTCGTCAACCGCGACACCGCCGGCACGACCATGACCCTGCTGCCGGCCCCACCGCGCCAGGGCTTCGTGACCATCAAGAAGGCGTTCTGA
- a CDS encoding ArsR/SmtB family transcription factor: MALSSEQVVDVLRAAGESTRLRILALLAVEELSVLELCRILDQSQPRVSRHLKLLAEAGLVERFPDGAWVFYRLAGTSGGGAVVAAALALIQADDAVVQGDAGQLAAVRAERSAGAQAYFARNAARWNEIRSLYVDEKEVEAAILRATGEGPFDEMVDLGAGAGRMLTLLGGRAVNALGLDLSQQMLNIARDEVAKAGLTACELRHGDIFDTGLPGGCADLVTVHQVLHYLGDPAAAVTEAARLAAPGGLLLIADFAPHDHEFLREAHQHRRLGFADDEILPWIEAAGLVPETNIALPPTSAEGLTVKIWTARRPGAALAERTAA, encoded by the coding sequence ATGGCGCTATCGAGCGAACAGGTTGTCGACGTACTGCGGGCGGCGGGCGAAAGCACCCGTCTGCGCATCCTCGCGCTGCTGGCCGTGGAGGAGCTTTCGGTGCTCGAACTGTGCCGGATCCTTGACCAGAGCCAGCCGCGCGTCTCCCGCCACCTGAAGCTGCTGGCCGAGGCCGGGCTGGTCGAACGCTTTCCCGACGGCGCCTGGGTGTTCTATCGCCTGGCCGGCACGTCCGGCGGCGGGGCGGTGGTCGCCGCGGCGTTGGCGCTGATCCAGGCCGACGACGCCGTCGTCCAGGGCGACGCGGGCCAGCTGGCCGCCGTGCGGGCCGAGCGCTCGGCCGGCGCCCAGGCCTATTTCGCGCGCAACGCCGCGCGCTGGAACGAGATCCGCTCGCTCTACGTCGACGAGAAGGAGGTCGAGGCGGCCATCCTGCGGGCGACGGGCGAGGGCCCCTTCGACGAGATGGTCGACCTGGGCGCGGGCGCGGGCCGCATGCTGACGCTGCTCGGCGGACGGGCGGTGAACGCGCTGGGGCTGGACCTGTCGCAGCAGATGCTGAACATCGCCCGCGACGAGGTGGCCAAGGCCGGGCTGACGGCCTGCGAGTTGCGCCACGGCGACATCTTCGACACCGGCCTGCCGGGCGGCTGCGCCGACCTCGTCACCGTGCACCAGGTGCTGCATTACCTGGGCGATCCCGCCGCCGCCGTGACCGAGGCCGCGCGCCTGGCGGCCCCCGGCGGCCTGCTGCTGATCGCCGACTTCGCCCCCCACGACCACGAGTTCCTGCGCGAGGCCCACCAGCATCGCCGCCTGGGCTTCGCCGACGACGAGATCCTGCCGTGGATCGAAGCCGCCGGCCTCGTTCCCGAAACCAACATCGCCCTGCCGCCGACCTCGGCCGAGGGGCTGACCGTCAAGATCTGGACCGCCCGGCGACCCGGCGCGGCCCTCGCCGAAAGGACCGCCGCATGA
- the ettA gene encoding energy-dependent translational throttle protein EttA, which translates to MAQQYIFQMQGLTKAYPGGKKVFENIWLSFYSDAKIGVVGVNGSGKSTLLKVMAGLDKEFSGEAKAADGIKRGYLPQEPQLDPTLDVWGNVIADCEDKQVFDKYNALAAQLGEEYTDELMEEMTKLQEIIDAKDLWDIDSKIEMAIDALRCPPNDANIETLSGGEKRRIALARLLLSKPDILLLDEPTNHLDAESVAWLQHHLEEFPGCVILVTHDRYFLDQVTKWTLELDRGKGIPYEGNYSGWLEQKQKRVVQEQSESEARQRALTRELEWVRSSPKARQSKSKARLASYEEMVAAQENARAAQTQAHIQIPPGPRLGNVVLEVTGLEKEYGDKVLFKDLSFRLPPNGIVGVIGPNGAGKSTLFKLITGRETPDQGTVKVGETVKLAYVDQSRDALDPNKTVWEEVSGGTDVMVVGKREINSRAYVGSFNFKGGDQQKKVGLLSGGERNRVHLAKTLATGGNLILLDEPTNDLDIETLQALEEALEEFAGCAVVISHDRWFLDRLATHILAFEGDSHVEWFEGNFEMYEEDKKRRLGADSLIPKRIKFQKFAR; encoded by the coding sequence ATGGCGCAGCAATACATTTTCCAGATGCAGGGCCTGACCAAGGCCTATCCCGGCGGCAAGAAGGTCTTCGAGAACATCTGGCTGTCGTTCTATTCCGACGCCAAGATCGGCGTCGTCGGCGTCAACGGCTCGGGTAAGTCGACCCTGCTGAAGGTCATGGCCGGCCTCGACAAGGAATTCTCGGGCGAGGCCAAGGCCGCCGACGGCATCAAGCGCGGCTATCTCCCGCAGGAGCCGCAGCTGGATCCGACCCTGGACGTCTGGGGCAACGTCATCGCCGACTGCGAGGACAAGCAGGTCTTCGACAAGTACAACGCGCTCGCGGCCCAGCTCGGTGAGGAATACACCGACGAGCTGATGGAGGAGATGACCAAGCTCCAGGAGATCATCGACGCCAAGGATCTGTGGGACATCGATTCCAAGATCGAGATGGCGATCGACGCCCTGCGCTGCCCGCCCAACGACGCCAACATCGAGACGCTGTCGGGCGGTGAAAAGCGCCGCATCGCGCTGGCCCGCCTGCTGCTCAGCAAGCCCGACATCCTGCTGCTCGACGAACCGACCAACCACCTGGACGCCGAGTCGGTGGCCTGGCTGCAGCACCACCTGGAAGAGTTCCCGGGCTGCGTCATCCTGGTGACCCACGACCGCTACTTCCTGGACCAGGTCACCAAGTGGACCCTGGAGCTCGATCGCGGCAAGGGCATCCCCTACGAGGGCAACTACTCGGGCTGGCTCGAGCAGAAGCAGAAGCGCGTCGTTCAGGAGCAGTCGGAATCCGAAGCCCGCCAGCGCGCGCTCACCCGCGAACTGGAATGGGTCCGCAGCTCGCCCAAGGCCCGTCAGTCCAAGTCGAAGGCCCGTCTGGCCTCGTACGAGGAAATGGTCGCCGCGCAGGAGAACGCCCGCGCCGCCCAGACCCAGGCCCACATCCAGATCCCGCCCGGCCCGCGCCTCGGCAACGTGGTTCTCGAGGTCACCGGCCTGGAGAAGGAATACGGCGACAAGGTGCTGTTCAAGGACCTGTCGTTCCGCCTGCCGCCGAACGGCATCGTCGGCGTCATCGGCCCGAACGGCGCCGGCAAGTCGACCCTGTTCAAGCTGATCACCGGCCGCGAGACCCCCGACCAGGGCACCGTCAAGGTCGGCGAGACCGTGAAGCTGGCCTATGTCGACCAGTCGCGCGACGCTCTCGACCCGAACAAGACGGTCTGGGAAGAAGTCAGCGGCGGCACCGACGTGATGGTCGTCGGCAAGCGCGAGATCAACAGCCGCGCCTATGTCGGCAGCTTCAACTTCAAGGGCGGCGACCAGCAGAAGAAGGTCGGCCTGCTGTCGGGCGGTGAGCGCAACCGCGTCCACCTGGCCAAGACCCTGGCCACCGGCGGCAACCTGATCCTGCTCGACGAACCGACCAACGACCTGGACATCGAAACCCTGCAGGCCCTGGAAGAGGCGCTCGAAGAGTTCGCCGGCTGCGCCGTGGTCATCAGCCACGATCGCTGGTTCCTGGACCGCCTGGCGACGCACATCCTGGCCTTCGAGGGCGACAGCCACGTCGAATGGTTCGAAGGCAACTTCGAGATGTACGAGGAAGACAAGAAGCGCCGCCTGGGCGCCGACAGCCTGATCCCCAAGCGGATCAAGTTCCAGAAGTTCGCCCGCTAA
- a CDS encoding 2-hydroxyacid dehydrogenase, producing MPQTPVVKPHIVLSHEMLLPMQPLLEGAYEVHRLWDYPDRLAFLEGPGKQVQAIVHAGEMVLPRDLLSEMPRLGLIACVSAGYDGVDVPWCRGHGLAVTHSVGLNAGDVADHALGLLLSAWRGIAEGDRRVRAGRWTSMDRMGARHGLRGRKAGIIGLGHIGEAVARRLEAFDVKVAWWGPRPKEANWPRAESLLSLARDSDILVVCARPDASNRHLVNAGVIDALGPQGLLVNVSRGSLVDEDALVAALKDGRLGMAALDVFEHEPTPPSRWADVPHTVLTPHTAGATLDSIPAMVNLTVENLRRYFHGEPLASPVAA from the coding sequence ATGCCGCAGACCCCCGTCGTGAAGCCCCACATCGTCCTCTCGCACGAGATGCTGCTGCCGATGCAGCCGCTGCTCGAAGGCGCGTACGAGGTCCATCGCCTGTGGGACTATCCCGATCGCCTGGCTTTCCTGGAGGGGCCGGGCAAGCAGGTGCAGGCCATCGTCCATGCCGGCGAGATGGTGCTGCCGCGCGACCTGCTGTCGGAAATGCCGCGACTTGGCCTGATCGCCTGCGTCAGCGCCGGCTATGACGGCGTCGACGTGCCCTGGTGCCGGGGGCATGGCCTGGCGGTGACCCATTCGGTGGGGCTTAACGCCGGCGACGTGGCCGACCACGCCCTGGGCCTGCTGCTTTCGGCGTGGCGCGGCATCGCCGAGGGTGATCGCCGGGTGCGGGCCGGCCGCTGGACCTCGATGGACCGGATGGGCGCGCGCCATGGCCTGCGCGGCCGCAAGGCGGGGATCATCGGCCTGGGCCACATCGGCGAGGCCGTGGCCCGCCGGCTCGAAGCCTTCGACGTCAAGGTCGCCTGGTGGGGCCCGCGCCCCAAGGAGGCCAACTGGCCGCGCGCCGAAAGCCTGCTGTCGCTGGCCCGCGACAGCGACATCCTGGTGGTCTGCGCCCGGCCGGACGCCAGCAACCGCCACCTGGTCAACGCCGGGGTCATCGACGCCCTGGGGCCGCAGGGCCTGCTGGTCAACGTCTCGCGCGGCTCGCTGGTCGACGAGGACGCCCTGGTCGCCGCCCTCAAGGACGGACGCCTGGGCATGGCCGCCCTGGACGTGTTCGAGCACGAACCGACCCCTCCGTCGCGCTGGGCCGACGTGCCGCACACGGTGCTGACCCCGCACACGGCGGGCGCGACGCTCGACAGCATTCCGGCCATGGTCAACCTGACCGTGGAGAACCTGCGCCGCTACTTCCACGGCGAGCCGCTGGCCAGCCCCGTGGCGGCCTGA